One genomic window of Flavobacteriales bacterium includes the following:
- a CDS encoding cyclic nucleotide-binding domain-containing protein, translating into MHIESFLRQLFETDRPRFEVSRNQILTSIGDIEDRIFYIHEGAVCAFYLHDGQEQVIRLGYKGSVINALPSFYERTPSQLEIRAIRDSVCSSIDREAFISIALDEAHIHSYMELLQQLICQQMERELD; encoded by the coding sequence ATGCATATCGAGTCCTTTCTGCGCCAGCTCTTCGAGACGGACCGCCCGAGATTCGAAGTGTCCCGAAATCAGATCCTCACATCGATCGGGGACATAGAAGACCGCATCTTCTATATCCATGAGGGGGCGGTATGCGCCTTCTATCTGCACGATGGTCAGGAGCAGGTGATACGATTGGGATACAAGGGCTCAGTGATCAATGCCCTCCCCTCCTTCTACGAGCGCACGCCCTCCCAATTGGAGATACGGGCCATACGGGACTCTGTGTGCAGCTCAATCGACCGGGAGGCATTCATATCCATAGCGCTGGACGAAGCGCATATCCACTCCTACATGGAACTCCTGCAGCAGCTCATCTGTCAGCAGATGGAGCGGGAGCTGGAT
- a CDS encoding META domain-containing protein yields the protein MRITLYLTLALQLLISCARTGIESKADPKDSQSLWVHSHRTDKGHFLVQFSENKVAVWDTLRTEIQGFDYIPGSLYHLEVEEVESESSDPSFKLLLMKEQRVDPILRIHDIWALKSMPGHESASATPGRAYIELNTTRMSLMGQAHCNSISSSIDRLDEEHIEFSYMVQTKRACRALADETAMVDRLNRTRKYIREGLALKFLDESDNVLLEFKKID from the coding sequence ATGCGCATCACACTCTATCTCACTCTTGCCCTTCAATTATTGATCTCCTGTGCTCGGACGGGCATAGAGTCCAAGGCTGACCCTAAAGATTCCCAGTCGCTCTGGGTCCATAGTCACCGCACGGATAAGGGGCACTTCCTGGTACAGTTCTCAGAGAACAAGGTTGCAGTATGGGACACCTTGAGAACAGAGATCCAGGGATTCGACTATATACCCGGTTCGCTGTATCATCTCGAAGTCGAAGAAGTGGAAAGTGAATCGTCCGATCCTTCCTTTAAGCTACTGCTAATGAAGGAACAACGCGTAGACCCTATTCTCCGCATCCATGATATCTGGGCATTGAAATCCATGCCCGGACATGAGAGCGCCTCTGCCACACCCGGGCGGGCATATATCGAACTGAATACCACCCGGATGAGTTTGATGGGTCAGGCGCATTGCAATAGCATCAGCTCCAGCATCGATCGCTTGGATGAGGAACACATCGAGTTCAGCTATATGGTACAGACCAAACGAGCTTGCCGGGCCCTGGCCGATGAGACGGCTATGGTGGACCGACTCAATCGCACCCGTAAGTACATCCGAGAAGGACTGGCATTGAAATTCCTGGACGAGTCTGATAATGTCCTACTCGAGTTCAAGAAGATAGACTGA
- a CDS encoding T9SS type A sorting domain-containing protein has protein sequence MKSFNIGTILCAVIISLASANGVAEEQNKDRTGTPDGSSTCTQCHTGGGFNPQMEIIIEDETGTEVDAFIPGADYTLTVTLSSIPFPTVFGFQATALFDDLSNAGSFSDPGTGVQIEIVNNASIMNRHVVEHSNPGFVGNFEVQWTAPMDESDVTFYASGVTANGNNESSGDKATNIQRTLSPQMPDHVWENALENVRLGTYPDQWQLYGSSPTTIDRVRLIDLQGQIILDQRASAIPRQGLLPGMYIIHVQAGNTSKTFKVMHI, from the coding sequence ATGAAATCTTTCAATATCGGAACGATACTATGTGCAGTTATCATCAGTCTTGCTTCTGCTAATGGAGTAGCCGAAGAGCAGAATAAGGACCGCACGGGAACACCTGATGGATCCAGCACCTGTACGCAATGTCACACCGGTGGAGGCTTCAATCCGCAGATGGAGATCATCATAGAAGATGAGACAGGCACAGAAGTGGATGCCTTTATTCCAGGTGCTGACTACACGCTGACAGTCACCTTGAGCAGCATCCCCTTCCCTACGGTATTCGGATTTCAGGCCACCGCCCTTTTCGATGACTTGAGCAATGCGGGAAGTTTCTCGGATCCGGGCACAGGCGTACAGATCGAGATTGTGAACAATGCGAGCATCATGAACCGACATGTGGTGGAGCACAGCAATCCAGGCTTTGTGGGGAATTTCGAGGTCCAATGGACCGCTCCTATGGATGAATCCGATGTGACCTTCTATGCCTCAGGAGTCACAGCCAATGGCAACAACGAATCCAGTGGGGATAAGGCCACCAACATCCAGCGAACGCTCAGTCCGCAGATGCCGGACCATGTCTGGGAGAATGCACTGGAGAACGTGAGATTGGGCACCTATCCAGACCAATGGCAACTCTATGGATCCAGCCCAACGACCATTGACCGTGTGAGGCTCATCGACTTACAGGGGCAGATCATTCTCGACCAGAGAGCAAGTGCGATTCCTCGCCAAGGACTCCTTCCTGGTATGTACATCATCCATGTGCAGGCGGGGAATACTTCCAAGACATTCAAAGTGATGCATATTTGA